GGATGCGACCGGGCCAGACTCCGACTCCGACCGACCGGGCCGCGTCCGAATCGCGGGGAGTATAAATAGCCTCCACCCCCCTCACTTCGTCTTCCCCCACAAATCACCAAACGAGCTGCGTGAACCGGGTGCGTTTCGATTTCTTCTTCCCCCCATTTTTTGTTGCCATTGCTTCCCTCGATTTCCGAGCTCCgtgaggagagaggaagagagaggttgcaatggcggcggcgctgatgaggagggcggcgcgggcgccgccggcggcgtgcgggctCCGCCGCTTCATGCAGGAGCAGACGGCGTTCCGGCCCGCGGCGGTGCCGGTGGTGCCGCCCGAGCGACGCGGGTTCATCCCCCTCGCCGACCGGATCCGCGACCTCGGCGCCGCGTTCCCGCGCATCAACCTCGACGGCCTCGtccccccggcgccgccgcagacgCATCCGACGGTGGCGAGGGAGGAgcgggcgtcggcgtcggcggtggcggggctgacggtggaggaggcgaggaaGGTGCTGCGGGCGACGCAgatggaggcggcgcgggcgaggctgCGGGCGTCGGGCGCGGGCACCGTGCCGTACGCCGAGTTCCTCCGGCTCTgctgcgacgccgccggcgcggagTCCGGCGCCTccgtcgcgcgcgcgctcgacgAGTCCGGATCCGTCATCGTCCTCGGCAAGACCGTCTTCCTCAGGCCCGAGATGGTACGATCCACCCCCCCATCTCATCAGCTTCAAATCCACCACCTTAATTTAATGCCGCTTGCTTGATCCGTCTCTTCTCCCAATTttgttctagtttttttttttttgattttgcaGTTAGCATGTCATGAGAGAAATACACGCTGGTTTCTCGtatcttttctctctccttgcagttattttttttcttttttttttgtttccggGTGACCGGGTTGAGAATTCAGAAGTGTCGAGATCTGATGAGATTTTCCGCGTGTTTCTTTGTATGTTTCCCAACAGGAAAAGAATGAAAGAAAGGGCGCTGTTCTTAAACGGTAGTAAGAGCAGTTGTTGACACACAAAGTTTGGGGATTTTTACTCCGTCCGACATGGGAGTGTCTTTTCTTCTCACAAAACCAGATCGActaaaaacaaaactaaaaaaaaaaactattcttTAGCCCCTCAAATCTTATACCTGAGGGagcaagaaagaaaaggagagaactTAATTGACATTAGTGATAATTTTAATCTTGATCTCCGATGAATGAACATGAGGAGAATTAACCTGTGGCAGCCAAAATTTTTGGAGGAAGGATGCATATTAATAGTCATCATCCAGCACATACTCAAAACTTTTATGTTCCCTGATATTATATCATTTATGGAAATGTTCATAGTTAGTATTCTATTGGATTTTCTACCATGCAATTTAAATGCCATGTCATGAGGACAACAATTGGAGACATATTTGGTCTCTCTTACAGGGCATGGGCTGCACAACTGATAGTATAAAAATGATGTTTGAATTGCATGGCAGAGGATTCAGTATCTAAGATGCCATTGCATTCCCCATCACATGCCAGTGGTGGTGGAGTATTGATGTAGTACCTTTTAACTTTGTGATACCTCCCAACAAATTTGAGGGCCAAAACTGAAAGTTAGTTACATATCAAACAATTTTGTGCTACTAGGTGGTTCCCTTTTTGCTCCATAACCTTTTCTGTGCATTTGCTAGAATTGTATGTTATTTTTAGATCAGCTCCTTCTGGTTTATAACGCAGGATAGCTCATAGTGGTGTCCTTGTTATTGGCTTACTATTTGGTAAAAGTTGCTTTGGAAGAATTTCTAGTTTTGGTTCAGCAAATGAGAATCACCTGAAGTTAGAGAATAGACAACCATAAAATGTGAATTAATTGGAAATTCTTAAGAGTGAATTCAAGGACCTAGGAGCATAGATAATTAGCAGTGTTGCAGACTTTTCAGAATCAAATTCTTACTTCTGTTCTTACTTTTTGACATTCTTACATGCTTGCTTCTATTGCTGCTACCGTTCACTTTACTAGTTGGAAATCAAGTAATCAACACTATCATGAGTAAAGaagccctttttttttaatatctgTTGAATACATAAGCTACATCTTTATCACATTAgaataatactagaagattaATGGACGGCTAACAGGTTATGACACATCTACTTTCTTATGTCCTGACCTAGCCAAAGTAAAGGGGGACACTGTCACATGCCATCTGATCTAGAGTAGGTCACAGCATTCGTAGGCAGCATAATTTGTACTATTTACTGTTTGTTTTGTTCCATGCAAGTGCGGTTAGTCAGACAATTTGGCAATTTACCCCATgcaagtggtggtggtgggcatgGCAtagatgtttttgggaaaatcTTTTTTGCATGTTTTAGTCTTGGAAGTAAACTGTTCTTATTTTACAGTCTTTTTTGCTGTTCATATAAGTATAAAAATAGAGGTTGAGGCTTTTGCGGCATATGTTCCTTGTCCAACTAAACAATCTTATCCTGCACAGACTGATCCTCTTGGCTCGGCGTGGGGATTCTTTTCTTTAAGCAATTTAACATTATTGTCCTAACAATATACacaatattggtttttctttcAGTATCAAATAATTCTTTTACTTTTGAAAACACATTTGCAATGTGTTGGAAACACAATTATATCTTGCACTTCCTTTTGGAAATTTAATCATTTGAAAACTGATTCGCATTTCATGGCTGTAATCTTCTCTTGCGAACATCGCTCTTTCTTTGATGGTTCTCTGTTGAGAAGAAGAGCAACCAAGTAAATTTTCGAAAtgtttttttgttctttctATTCACCATTGCAGGTTGTCAAAGCCATCGAGAAGGCCATACCGATTCCGAGAGCGCAACCCATTGCCTTGGATGGCCCAGCAAGGGAAGAGCTGAAGGCCATGGAGGCGCAGAAGGTCGAGATCGACCGCACCGCGGCGCTCCAGGTGCGCCGTGAGCTTTGGCTGGGGCTGGCATACCTCGTCGTCCAGACTGCCGGCTTCATGAGGCTCACATTCTG
Above is a window of Oryza sativa Japonica Group chromosome 10, ASM3414082v1 DNA encoding:
- the LOC4349038 gene encoding calcium uniporter protein 2, mitochondrial; the encoded protein is MAAALMRRAARAPPAACGLRRFMQEQTAFRPAAVPVVPPERRGFIPLADRIRDLGAAFPRINLDGLVPPAPPQTHPTVAREERASASAVAGLTVEEARKVLRATQMEAARARLRASGAGTVPYAEFLRLCCDAAGAESGASVARALDESGSVIVLGKTVFLRPEMVVKAIEKAIPIPRAQPIALDGPAREELKAMEAQKVEIDRTAALQVRRELWLGLAYLVVQTAGFMRLTFWELSWDVMEPICFYVTSMYFMAGYTFFLRTKKEPSFEGFFESRFAAKQKRLMHARDFDLRRYDELRRACGLPVVRTPTSPCRPSSSSSSSTQESHCHSYCHCQ